From Mustela erminea isolate mMusErm1 chromosome 1, mMusErm1.Pri, whole genome shotgun sequence, a single genomic window includes:
- the LOC116600219 gene encoding olfactory receptor 24, with the protein MEPRNQTSASEFILLGLSESPEQETLLFALFLCMYMVTVVGNLLIILAISSDSHLHTPMYFLLANLSLVDFCLATDTVPKMLVNIQISSKSISYPCCLTQMYFFHFFGIMDSVLIAVMAYDRFVAICHPLHYTTIMSPRLCGLLVGGPWMFSCVISLIHILLMARLVFCGSNELPHFFCDLTPLLRLSCTDTSVNKIFVLIVAGMVIATPFICILASYVRIIVAIMKVPSAGGRKKAFSTCSSHLSVVALFYGTTIGVYLCPSSVSTAVKEKASAVMYTAVTPMLNPFIYSLRNRDLKGGLRKLVNRKITSSS; encoded by the coding sequence ATGGAACCAAGGAACCAAACCAGTGCATCTGAATTCATCCTCCTGGGACTTTCAGAAAGTCCAGAGCAGGAGACCCTCCTCTTTGCCCTGTTTCTGTGCATGTATATGGTCACCGTAGTGGGAAACCTGCTCATCATCCTGGCCATCAGCTCAGACTCCCACCTCCACACTCCCATGTACTTCCTCCTGGCCAATCTCTCCTTGGTTGATTTCTGTCTGGCCACTGACACAGTCCCCAAGATGTTGGTGAACATCCAAATCAGTAGCAAGTCAATCTCCTATCCCTGCTGCCTGACCCAGAtgtactttttccatttctttggcaTTATGGACAGTGTTTTAATTGCTGTGATGGCTTATGACAGGTTTGTGGCTATATGTCACCCCTTACACTACACCACCATCATGAGCCCACGCCTCTGTGGCCTGCTGGTTGGTGGCCCGTGGATGTTTTCCTGCGTCATCTCCCTCATCCATATCCTCCTGATGGCCCGTCTGGTTTTCTGTGGGAGCAATGAGTTGCCCCACTTCTTCTGTGACCTCACTCCCCTTCTCAGGCTTTCTTGCACTGACACCTCTGTGAACAAGATCTTTGTACTCATCGTGGCTGGGATGGTGATAGCCACGCCTTTCATCTGCATCCTGGCCTCCTATGTTCGCATCATTGTGGCCATCATGAAGGTCCCCTCTGCAGGGGGCAGGAAGAAAGCCTTTTCCACCTGCAGCTCCCACCTGTCTGTGGTTGCTCTCTTCTATGGGACCACCATTGGGGTCTATTTGTGTCCTTCCTCTGTGAGCACAGCTGTGAAGGAGAAAGCCTCTGCTGTGATGTACACTGCGGTCACCCCCATGCTGAACCCCTTTATCTACAGCCTGAGGAACCGGGATCTAAAAGGAGGCCTGAGGAAGCTTGTCAACAGAAAAATTACTTCATCTTCCTGA